The Taeniopygia guttata chromosome 13, bTaeGut7.mat, whole genome shotgun sequence nucleotide sequence CTTTGTTGACTCAGAGGAGCTATGACAAAAATCGCAGGACTGGGACTCAAACTGAGATTCCAACTCTCAAAATGCATTTCTCCCTGACAATAGCTGAAAGGCTACGAAAGCGAGCCCCAGGAACATCCCTCATTCCCAGGGAGGCTCTCTGCCCTGAATTTCTGCAGAGGAGTTGCCACAAGAGTTCCTCCAGCCAAACACAGGCTGCCAAAGTACATCACTTACAGCATTAACACTTGTACCCCTCTCTCACATCTCAGTGTCATTACATCCTGTGAAGTCCTCACTGTGGGGCATCACACTGAAGAGCCATAAAATACAAGATGTGTCAAACATGAATGATCAGATCAAACCTGCACTACACAGACAACACACATAAAAAATATgatgggaaaagcagcaggcaCTGCTCCTTCTAGCTGCCTTTTTTAAAGCAATCTTAGGAGATCACCAATTCTGCACACCCTGCCCGCCTACATTCAGCGGTAAATTActaattttaaatggaaatgcAACATTCTGTAACAAAAGACTGCTTGTACAAAACCTTGCTGTAACAGTCTGGAAAACCTCAACTGCAGAACCAATCACCCCTGTCAGAGCCAGAGACAGTTGCCTCTGCTTTTTAGCAGAGGAAATTGCCTACAAGACATAGTACTTGCAGCCAACAGCCAGCCAAGAGCAATGCTAGAGGCTGAGCTCAACAACAAGACTCTTGTGTCCTGGCTCAGCATCTGCTAGGAAGAAGGTCATTCCCAGTGGTCTCTGCTTGGCTCCTGCAAACCACTGATGCCATGGTAgctgtttctgctgttttcctggaGGGCTGTGGCTCTGGTCTGGGACCTGCTGCCAACCATAATGAAGTCAAACAATCCCTAGGAACCTGCTCCCCACCACCTTGTGCCACCCAGGCAGAGATGTGAGACACAGGGCACCCTCTGCAATGCACAAGGGGACAGGCCAGTGTCCTGGCCACAGCCAAATGTGCTTTGGTGGCCAACCCAGGACCGCCTCTCTCTTTGCTGCAGTCCCTGATTGACTGAGCAGTGCTTGGAGATACCTGCAGAATGAAAGCCACACGAGAGCAGAAGATGGTTTATTAAGAGGCCTGTGAGAATGAGACATTGGAACTGCAGGCGTGCTGTATAAGCTGCAAACTCCCAGAATGAGCTTTCCACAAATGAATCCTCTTGTCAAGAGCTCTACGATTCTGTATTCACGTACCCTGAACCAGAGGAGTACTTGGCAACCCCTTTGATATCGCTCTCTAAATTAATAGACAAAGGGAGTTTTATCAGAAGCAGGAACTGAAGTCAGATGTTGGTACAGTGACAGCTGCAAAGCAATTGCTGTGCAGGTGTGACAACACAGGGAAAGGGGTTGCACACAGCACACATCTGCAGCAGAAGGTAAAAGAATGGCCCTGCCACTGACTTACTATTGCTATTAACTATTACTGCACAAAACTCAAGATTCCCAGACTCAGGACACTCTGCTTGGCCTGAAAACCACCACCAGCTCTCAACACTTCGTGCACATCTTTATATCAGTCTGATCTCTGGGTGAAGCTCTCCTCTTAGCCTCTTGGGCTGTGGAGAGCAAACTGGAGTTCAGAGCACTGTAACAGGGAAAAGCAGGTGACAGCACAAGAGACTGAGGTTTACTCAGACTCCCCTCAGAGCTCCTGGGGTCCCTCTGCATTGCTGAACATCACAGCTTGTACCCCTGAGCATGGGCAAGGAACAGCACTGCCGCCCACGCTGATGGCatcctccagctcagcagcactgggatACAAAAGAACGGGCTGGAATTGATAACAGCTCTCCAGCTATAGGACTGAAAGGCTTCAGAAGCAGCTGCATGCAGTCCCCAGCCAAAAGGGACTGGAGATATGAAGCAGTagagaaaagcaaagaggaaaCTGTTTGTGAGGATCCAAACAGCACAAGTCCAAGCTTCCAGCTACCTACAGAGAAatgccagcacagctcagctgaacCAAGGTCTAAAAGGCAGGGCTGGAAACAGGACCCTTCAAGCTCTTTTACCTGCATAGGTGCACCTCTGCTGTCTACACAGAGCTCTTCACTCTCCTCCTCAACAGCTTCCAGTGGGCTTGGCTGTGTCTCTGCAGGAAAACATCTCCATGTCAGCACAGGTTTGCAGTCCCCAACTATCTCTTCACTTGTTGATGTAGCTTAGTCCTTAACGCTTTTTAAGAGTTTTCACAGTTTCAAGACATTCTTTAGACTTGCCACAAATGTTAACAGACAAAGTGCAACAACACAGCCAGATGAGGGGTTAAAGTCACAGCATGGTAGTGTGAGGATAAAGGCACTGCAGCTGTGTAGCTTCATGGGGAGTGGGATTAGACACAAAGTGTGCGGGACACTTGCTGGGATGGAGACAAAGCAAGAATAGAGCTGCTTTCACATCAAGACAAGCAGAGCTCCCATTCCATGGTCTGTCTCACAGTCACACCTTCTTCAGACCTCCACATCTTTGTTAGCAACAAAACATGCCTCCAAGCACCACCATGACCTGTCCTGCTACAGCTGTTCATGAACAGGAGCAGCCTCTTCGTTATTTTTCTCACTTAAAACCCTAGACCAGAAAATCTCAAACATGGTAGGAGAGACAAGGAAGAAAAACTCCTTAGTCTCAAACATCTTTAATTAATGtaagacaaaaattatttcagctctCATGCTTTGCACATTGTCTTGAcactgaaaaatctgaaaatatgaTTGCACTGCAGAGACATCTTGCTTTGAGTGATCCCTCCATGCCCAATGCACATCCAGGTGTCTCTTCAGCAAGTCTCCAGCAATCCCTGTCACAGGACTGCCTTAGAGGAAATGGATCCAAAACTAGGGGATCAAATTAAATTACCTGAATAATTTTAGCCTTGAAAAATGGAGATGGGAAATAAATCTCGTTTTGttcaaataatttgaaaattctcttttctctgaatTTCCTAAGCATGTAACTTTTGGTACAAAATTTGTAACAGTCTCAAGTGCCTCTTACCTGGGCAAATAGAGATCTCTTCTTCAGCAGAGTTTTCTGTGGCAGTACCTGGGCTCCTTTTACTGCCAAGTGGGGTCATTGTGGAGATGCTGTTCAAAACATAAATATAACAAGAATTTCCAACCCAGTAGGAGAGAGGGCCACACCTGCCTTTCTTACACAGTTGAGAACAGCAGATGATGCCATAATTTCCAAGTGGTCAATATCTGACAGCCAGAAATGACCAGGATTAACAGCAAAATATGGGTCTAAAATGCCATCCTAAGCAAAAGCCCCAAagggaacatttttttcttctagaaagGCAGAAAGGGTCATTATCTCTTGTCAAGGGAGCAAAAATACCTGCTCACAATTGTGGGACTCTCTGTGGGAGGAGGTGTGGGAGTTGTGCAGGTACCAGCACTGCGCCTCTTTCTGGCTAGGGAAGGAAATCCTCAGGGGGAAAGACAGACCTGCTTTATCCTGCATCATCCTCTCCCTCCTCACACTGCTCATTTCCTCCCTTATCCCTGTGCATGGCAGCCAGAAGCAGCACAGATGTGACACAAGACATTTTCCCTGCAGCAAAGCCCTTACAGCATTAGTGTGGTGGTTCCTCggagcagcacccagcactgctcctctCATTTTGACTTTTggattcctcctttttttttccctcccacctcactgcacagtcctttttttttttctcccacctcactgcacagtgtctttctgaCACAGACAGGCATTGCTGAGTAAGTCTGGCACCCATGCTGACACACTCTGCGCCTTGCATGGCTCTCTGATTAGTCTGATCAAGTATGCAAGAACACACTTTAAAAACATGAATCCCCACACTGACAAACACAAGATTTATTAAGCTCAACCACAGGCCTTAGAGAAGAGAGAACAGCCACTGCTGATTTATGATAAATAACAAAATTCTGATAGGAAATCACAAGTGGCTTTTCTCTCTAAATAAAGCATCTCAAAGCATTTGTTATGAATCCAGGCTGAGCGTGTTTTACTCTGTGTCTAACATCAGGGCTCTCTTCAAAAGAACTCACACAAAACAACTTGCTATGACATTTATAAAATGGGCTAATCAATTTGAAGTCAAACCACATTTCTTGCTACACCAACTATCTCCTGGTAACAAAGCCTATAATCATTTATTAAAACCCCAATCGTCCATGCTCTGTACAAAGCGTGGAACaagcagggagagcagcccacagaaagcaaagcaatttCTTCACAGGACTGGCACTTCCTGAAATGCTCCACTCCCTCCAGACAGCTCAGAGCCATGTTTTCCTATTAAGTGCTGCTGAGGCCAGCCAGTTGGGGTGCCTGAGCCATACCCAAGAGAGGCCTGTGCTGGCAGACTACCAGGAGCCAGATGGCAACACTTAATGTGCACAAAACTGCAAAGACTGCAGCCATTTCTTGCCTTGCTGCTGATGTTCCAGCTGCTCGAGGAGGGGCCACTGCATCCAGGTGCATCCCACCCCAAAGCAGgcagccaggagctcctgggcAACTTGGGGAATGTCCCAAATTAACCCCACTAAAGGAAAGAGGTCCTTCTCCTTTCATATCCTCCATACCCTGGGCTGCAGGCCCCAGGCAGGCGGGAGGCCAGCGCTGCAGAGCACACACCTCGCTGCCTTCCACGCAAGCTCAGAGCTCAGCTGTCACAGGCTCatcagcctcagcagcagcagcagctgcaggttcctcctgctccccaaggCAGGTTTTAAGCTTGTTAGAAAGGTGCAAGCAAGAGGGATTTTCATACTCTGCATATTGATATTAACTGCTCAGGCCAAAAGCTGTTAGATCAGAGGAATGTTGGCAGTTTTGTTCCAAAGCAGGTTTAAATTATAAAACCcagcaaattaaaaacatgACATTATCTGGCCTTTCTTGTAACTTGCTCTCTGAATCCTCTCCCATTTGTCCTTCTTCTCCATAGCCTGTGGAATTGCATCCcacaggaaggagagaaaaaaaaaaaaaaggaaaagaggagtaGGCTTAAATCTGAAGAAAATCATGTTGACTTGCCCCACACCTGTCATCTGCTGAAGTGGCTTTTCTGGAGCACTGCACTCTATCTTTGGCTGATAGGCAGTGCCGTCTGgcttcctcctccctgctttCCTCTTCAGCAGTAAGGCAAGAACataaaaatacacacagaaatCCAGTAAACCCTTCCCCGTGCTGCCTGTGCGCCTTCCCCGACAGACAAGTGATGGCATCGCTGTAActcacctccagctccccatgGCTTTACTGCACCATGTCACAGGAGCTTCAGAGGGCAAGGAGCAACTCCTTCAGCTTGTACATAATGCACCTTGCACATCTTATAAAGTAACAGCAACTGATCCCTTCTCCTCAGCTGTGCCCCACCCCTCCCATGCTGCTCCAAAGCCATCTATTTCCAGGGATACTTAACAGCAGTGACTGCAGCCAGCCTTTCCAGCAAGCCGTGCAGGGAGCTGTGGTGGGACTGCACCCCACAATACTCCAGGGAGAGTGGAAGAGCCCATATTGCTAGAGAGAACCTGTGATCCCCACATTCTGAACACCTTACTCACCTCTGTGCAATTTGCATGGGTTCCCCATCTTCAGGCACATCCTCTGCAGGCAGTACCTGGGAGGGCTGGAAAGGGAAATTCTGGTGTTATATAAAACAATGTGCACAGCTGACTGGGGTGTGCTGGGTCATTGGATTCTGTCCATGACATTGCACCCAGTCTGCTGtatatttttatctgaaaatagCTGAGTATCCATCCGGAACTAGTCAGCtttttccctccatccctgctttTGGCAAGGTGCTCCCTGCAATAAACCCTGGCAGTACTTTTTGTTACCTTGCTGCCTAGACGTGTTCCTGGACAGTCCATGCCCACCACTCCTTCCAACACTGCCATCACCTTCCACGCTCTCTGCCTGTTCTCAGCATCCACCTCATAGCCTTTCTCCACCGCCACTTGTGCTGAGCTTGAAACAACCCAAGGTTTTTAGTGTCCCTGTACGCCCCCAGGCACCCAAACAGCCCTCACCTACTCCACTTTTAAACTTATTTTCCTGAGCCACAGTGACCTCATCAACTGGTACAGCTGATGCCTGACCATGAGAAGCACTTTTCTGATATTTCCTAGAGATAAAATCTGTTGCATTTTTTCTTGCCTGGGAAATCAGCTGTCCCATCTAAAAAGGGGAACAGATTAACCTGCACAGTCTACAGCTGGAAAATCTGTCTGCgttttatcccatttttcatTTAGCTCTACGACTCCACTTattctttcctttaaaatttgttCAAAAGCCTGATGCACTGCCGAGGTCAGGCTAACATGCCAGTCATTACCCAGAtccctttcttcttctgcagTGTACACGTTACACTTGCCATCCTCTAATCAGGTGGAATTACAACGGTTTATTAGCAGTCCTTGCAGTCAGGCCTACAATTTCTCATGCTAGGTCTCAAAGAAACCCAAGGAGTTTCCTCCCACTTCCTTGAGTCTATCAAAAGCTATGAGCTTGATTTCCACCAAAAGGTTCAACTTTGATCAGCTCCACCCCTGGATACACTTCCCCAGCAAGTTCCAAATCAAGGCCTCTCCTGTCAAATTTCCCTAACATAACTTCAACCCCCAAATATCCTGTTCTATCCATGCTTTCTTTACTCCTTTGCAGCCTAGCTCATCATTAACATAAAATACCACAcctcctcttttatttttatttgtctttgtCATGAACTGTGCATTTCTTAACAATGCCTCTGCCTTGGTAATGAACACTCATCtatgtttctgtttttccttgtaCATCTGTTATAAAATATGGCACTAATTCAGGTCAGCAGATTCTAAATCTCCAGAATTTGATCTTTTCCCTCTGAATCTTTTAAACACCAAGAGTTCCCTAACCTTATCTGAAAGGCTCTAAAAAATTGATTCTATTAGCACTGAAGTTTGTTAGTGCAGGTTCACAGGCTGTGAGATCTCCCGACAACCAGGATTTGCTCTGTGCAAACAACTCCTGGCTGTGGGAGGCAGTGGCAGCAGTTGAACTGCTGCCAGGGTGGAAGGTCTGTGCCCATTCCAGGTGAGGGTTTCAGGGCAGGAGTACAGGCAGCCTCCCTCAAGCACATTATTTGCACCTTCATTTCACACATGGCATGAGGCCATGTCCTTTTTGAAGGACAGTTTTGAGTCCTCAAGGGTGGTTTCTACACTCAGCACAGCCTAAGATCTCCAACCAGCCCcaccagcagagcagccctggtggcactgggggagccccagggcagcacaggcagcaaaaGGTCTGCAAGAGATGCAGCAAGGTGGAGACACGACAGCTCTGGGCCCCTCCTTTGTCACTGCCGGTGGAATTGTATTtgatagagggaaaaaaaaatggagacaaGGCACAAGCAAACATCAAACATATCGATTTTGCAAGTAAATCACCTGCTCTGGCCTCAGTGTGTGACTGCACAGAGAGGCGAGAGAAAGGAGCTACCTCTCATGCTGAGTGTGATAAAGCAGATGAAAAGgcatttagaaaatattttctctcgTGTAAATAGAACACTGGCAAAGTCTGTTCCCCCTCCCTTATGTTTTCACcttaaaaatatcagaaagaCTACATCTCTCAGCTATGGCTCCGAGACAGCTCCCATGGTCAAGAGGAGCAGGTTACAAGTTACTACTCAGCACCACTAACACCTCTTTTCTCCCCAAGAATTAATTAGGTATTAGCATTAaacagataatattttaaaaagtaccaCACAATTTTCCGTACTGATTAAAAGTTCAtgcccttcccagctgctgtaGCTTCCCAAGGGCTTTAGAGTACACATCCACAGACCTCCAGTCACCCCAATCTTCCAGTATAATGACACCTTCATTTCCAGAGGAAAAGCTACAGTAAAAAAAGTGCAGCTTGCTTTAAGAACCTCTCAGGTCTTTTGTATCTATCCtaaggaaatgaaaaagggCACAAGTCAGTTCCTTTCCTCTGCAGATCACCTCTAAAGCTTGTTTAAATCTCCATCTGCTAAACCCGAGCCAAAGCACTGCCATGAAAAGCCACATTtcagcacaggctgctctgctcttttTCTGCAACCAGAAAATGCAGACATGACGTTTTTCCTAAGTGTTCAATATTACAAGACAGAATATAAATATCACAAAACAAGTTAAGTATCTTTCTAACACCAGGGTAAATGATCAAATACTCTTGAAAACAGGAACAACAGAGCCAAGGCTTCAGTCATAGAGAAGATAAAGTTATACAATGATCCGGGAGTGAAGTCATTATGAAAAATGAGGGTTGGAAAAGGCTGACACAAACCTAAAATACAGCAGTAATAAATACTTCATCTGACTAGCAATCTGTTTAAACTTAGCAGTGACAGAAAGCTGCCTTCCGCTCCAGCAGGAGAGCCCTGACAGAGACAGAGGCTGACACCTAGTGTCTAGCACGCCCGAGCCCGAGAGAAGTGCCCAGCAccaggacaaggacagggagcACCCCCGTGGTGACAGACCACCAGGGCAGGCAGAAGGTGCCTGTGACCACACAAAGCCTCTCTCAGCCACGAGGGAGAAGAGCACTTCCAAGGGTGAAGCACTTATGGATGCAGATAAGCATGGAGGGACAAACAGGAAAGGCTGTACTGCAAGGACAAACCCACATCTCTGTCTGCAAAGAGAAACCCCAAGCTCCCCACACGGCCACAGGTGTATAAACCAGAGCTGGTGGTGGTCAGCATCACCTCTGTGTCCTCTGCCATGACACACTGCCAGGCTGTACCTTTCTGAGAAGGATCAGTTGGATGTGTCGGTCTCTGGAGCACTAATGATGACTGCCAGGCTGCTCAATGGCCCTTATCTTGTGAGGGCTGGGTGTCAGCCTGGACACTTCTCCTTTCCACAGTAACCAGTGTGGCTGGGAGAGGAAGTCCCTAAATTTAAGAGGGGCATTAAACAGCAATGCCTGCTTTGCAGAAGGGACTGAACCGTAACATGGACAGAAGGGCATGGCTGCTCAACCTCTGCTCAGTGGTGAAGCTCTTACCTGGCAGTAGCTGGTGGTCGGTTCATCATCAGAAGTGGagttcttctcttcttccatgctgtgccctgggctctcTGCGTCCCTCCTCTTTGAAGGGTGGAGCCAGGGATTATTTTCAGactcctgtccctctgtgtctCCATCTTCTGTACCATCAGCAACCCCATTCTCCCTGCTTATCTCCTCTTCTTTCCCAAGCTCGTTTTGGCTCAAGGAAGAACTGGGCACAATTGGGTCACCAAACTCCTTCTTATGCAACAGCTGCCTCTGAGCCTGCTTCAGGCTCTTCTGATAAACCTCCAGCTGACACAAGATGACTTTGGTGTACTCGTTGGGGTCCACCCCTTTGGGGCAGAAGGGGATGCCCCAATAATAGTGCACTGTGTCTCTTGCCTCCTCCTGTTTGTGCTTCTCCTCCACCACAGTCAGCATGCAAAGATCTGGGGTACTGCCAGACCCCTCGTTCTGCTGTGCTTGCTCTGTGGCAACACAGACCTTGGCAGTGTGCCCAGGCTGTGAGATCTGTTTGGTACCTGCTCCTCCACCACTCCTCCTGGGGCTGTCACACTGTTCTGTGGTGCTGCTCCTCCAGAGTGTGGCTGAGctcccagcaccagcctctCCCACAGAATGGccagtgcagggcaggagctgctcttttGGTTCGTGGCCTGCTGCTTCAGAAGAGCTGGAGGGGCTGGTGAACAGTCTCTGAGGTGTCAGTCGCCAGGATCCTCCTGAAGCCACCCTGCCAAAGGTGGGACTCAAAGACGTGAAGTCCTCTCCCAGAGTGCTGGGTAACACGTTACTTGAATCACTTTTTGCTGGTGAGGAAGACTTTTCACTTGACCTTGTCACTAGCTGGCCCTTCCCCGGAGACACGATTATGCTGGATACTAGAGAGCTTTCAACGATTTCCTGGCTTAACCTCCTCAACACTACCAAGGGGCTCCGGGCGACATCCATCTGTCCATTCCCATCAGCTCTGGAGCTCTGTGAGTGGGAGCTGCAGTCAGAGGGAGGGGTGTCAGGGCAGAATGCCAGGCCTCCCAGGATCTCAGAGCCTTCTTTCTCAGCAGGCTGGCTTTGGCCCTGTGAATCTAGTGCTTCCACTGACAGCTGAGGAGATGCAGTCGACGAGTCTGAGGGCTGGcagctctgaaaaacaaaaggttCACTCTCCTACACACGTGTTCTCCGTCAGCACAGCACAACCAAGGGTTCCCCCAGCATGCTGGCAGCCATCATCTGGACTGCAGATCCCCCTATCCCAAATCAGAACTCTGTACCCcaaaacagggacagctggggtTAGACTTCATGTCTCTCTCACAAGGTAGGAATAGTACAAAGCAACTACTCTGTAGCTGCTGCCATTCCAGTTTGTGCTGGGAATATCCATGCCCCCCAGTAAAACTTTCTTTTGTGCAGCATGGCAAaacaagcacagacagcaatGTTGCTAAAGAACCCTAGTGAGCCTCTTCACAGAAGTGCACTTACACTAAGGCTCTCAGCAATGGCCTTCCTCAAgagctcctcctcttcctcttcctgacaGTTCACTTCTCTAGCCTCTTGCTCACTCATTTTCAGGGCCAGTGCAAATTGTTCCTCTTCAGTCATCTCTACAGCAGAAGAAACAGGATAATGTCAAGTCACAGCTGCAGGTGTATGTAAACACTCAGTGAATATCCAGCATGTAGGGAGAAATGGGTGAGAGTCCCACCTTCCCAGGAggaatgcagagaaaataatataaacCTCAGCTGTCCTGGAAAGGTGTCAACAAAACTGGAGCAGGCAACGCTAAATGAGAAAGGTAATTCAGGTCAGGAACTTCACCTCAGGTTTCTACAGCAATCTAAGCTCCCATTCCCCGAGTATATTAACTGCAACATGACATTTTATTTGCcatcaaacaacaaaacactgcagctgcagaatgCATGTtcaaggagagaggaaaaggacaGATTTCTAAAGTGTGCTCATTTTTGCATTGGACAGGCTCAGCAGCAAGGTAGGACAAACAACACATCTTTACGACACTTTTTTACTAACTGAATAGCACACCTCACTGTCTTCTGACACAGATACCTGCAATACCACAGGAGACCTATCCAAGAGAAAAAGAGCTACATGATTTTTACCCCGAGCCTCAGGTGGAAAGCTCTGTGGAGGATAATGTTATTTGCTTGGTGGTATTATAGAGGATATTTCACATGCATACATCCCCCTTCTGCTCACATCACCACTCCACTGCATCACTAAGTCAGTCATGCATGGGAAACAGGTTTCCTACAGTTGTAACTGctatttcagcagaaaatttATTCCTGAATTATTCCTCGCTCCAATCAAACCAAAAGTCTAGACTGGCTATGTAGAAACAAAGCAGTTAGTTACTTTGGAAAACACTTATTTACTTAGATTCAATCCAACACTTTCACTCTGCTTAAAATATACAATGCCTGCAGAATGGAGTGCAGCTTGAAAAACAACTCAACAGCACTCTCAggagctgaaaaaaatacatcatcTCACTTGAAACAAATTGACAGATTTCCTTCAGAACCCGCTCCCTCCTCCAGGCAGAATCCTGCACGCGCCATCTCATGCATGAACCAAAGGACGGGCTACATCATCTTTGAGCTGTGCCATTTGAACAGGGAGGCTGCCCAAGCACAAAACCTGCCTCCACTGCAGCCAGCTCCACACACAGGCGTTTCCTCGGGTAAAGATGCATTCACAAGTTGCAGGCTCCCATTTTCTATCCCATCCTCTCCCGAGCAGCTGCCACCCAAACACAGCAGTGCAGCCGTGCTCTGGCCGTACCGCAGCCTGTCCatgacagctctgctgcaaCCAGGAGCATCCACGGAGCAAAGCTTCACTCTGCCCTCCCCCCAGCTCCTGGATGATGGCAGCCTCGTGCTCCCCCACCCAAGCAGGATCTGAAGCATTTTTGGACTGATTATCTTCAGACTCCTTTATGTGTCCTACTAAAACAGCACTTAGCTTCATGTTGTTGGTTTGGGGTGGAGCGGGGGATAATTCCTTTGAAAATTAAGAAAGGGGTTGAAGGGAAAGCAGACTGCAATGCTCTCAGGGCTCGTGGGGATCTTTTGTCCTTGGACAAAGTCACTCTAAGATGTTACAGCCAGGAGGGaccagggcaaaaaaaaaaaaaaaaaagcattcctTAATGGAAAGCACAGTCCAGTGTATGGAGAAAGCTCCCAGCCCCAAGAACAGCAGCATTAAACAGCATATCACAgtcaattaggttggaaaacaccACTGAGatcgagtccaacctttgaccaatcACCACGGTGTCATCCAGACCATAGCACTTACTGCTACATACAGTCTTTCTTTTCCCACAACACCAAACACCTTCCAAGCATTCAGAAAGTGTGTACtgatttgttttcctgctcAAACCATCACAGCAATCAGGCTAGATCCTGCAAACTCATGTGCAGGAAAACTGGTGCACATGATCAGCACCCTGCAACACACGACTTTCCACGTGCTTCAACAGGGGCCTGAACATTTGCCAGTTCAGGCTATCAACATCCATGAAGcttaataaaaagaaacattttttggCGAGTTACTGCtgtacattttgttttcttctccctccctggcacagcaattttccctctggggacagggaatgtGCCAGACAAATGCTGCCTCTGGCAAAGAAACCAGTGACAAACAAGATGCACTTAGTGCACGTTCCAGCTGAGTAGGTGCTCTGGAGATGGGTAAAACTCGAGTTTAAATCCACCTGGCATTACTGTGGGGAgagcaaagagcagctctgctcatgCCTTCCAGCAGACCTGACCTGCTTTAAGTGAAGCTGACGGGTATTTCATGCTCCAGGACTGATCACTTCTCAGCACTGTGTGTTTTATTAAACTTGATGCTGATTGCAGCTGTCATAATTTATGATGATTAGAAACCCAGAGCGCTGCGTTAGCCCCCGACCAATGTGTGcaaacagagctggggagagagCTCAGAGTGCGTGGTGGGGCTCCACAGATCCCGGGAGAAGCAAACCCTCTCCATCTGGACCGATGCTCAGCTCACTCTCATCACTCTCCTGCC carries:
- the UIMC1 gene encoding BRCA1-A complex subunit RAP80 isoform X2, translating into MPRRKKPAEGLESRGQDGEEEEEEKRNPANAKRKRSFVDAFIVISDSDGEQESKEESGLQKKRTKQLDRMKFAAKRKIAQMTEEEQFALALKMSEQEAREVNCQEEEEEELLRKAIAESLSSCQPSDSSTASPQLSVEALDSQGQSQPAEKEGSEILGGLAFCPDTPPSDCSSHSQSSRADGNGQMDVARSPLVVLRRLSQEIVESSLVSSIIVSPGKGQLVTRSSEKSSSPAKSDSSNVLPSTLGEDFTSLSPTFGRVASGGSWRLTPQRLFTSPSSSSEAAGHEPKEQLLPCTGHSVGEAGAGSSATLWRSSTTEQCDSPRRSGGGAGTKQISQPGHTAKVCVATEQAQQNEGSGSTPDLCMLTVVEEKHKQEEARDTVHYYWGIPFCPKGVDPNEYTKVILCQLEVYQKSLKQAQRQLLHKKEFGDPIVPSSSLSQNELGKEEEISRENGVADGTEDGDTEGQESENNPWLHPSKRRDAESPGHSMEEEKNSTSDDEPTTSYCQPSQVLPAEDVPEDGEPMQIAQSAEEESREEEARRHCLSAKDRVQCSRKATSADDSISTMTPLGSKRSPGTATENSAEEEISICPETQPSPLEAVEEESEELCVDSRGAPMQVGEDEDAGSTVSESSAPAAARVSCPLCDHSFPAGEIEVHAMYCNGAAGAEPGEDAPGLPSAPSTCLLLVLTPFPLGTWQCSPGVRERQEIKLPVVKAAHHPRTLTSKCEKCYLCKSLVPLLQYQRHVDSCLQAARQAQGTRRLRRAKDTGRQERGLLRMLELSESKSEGADTETPLTGLGDQQSSPTLSAADGELSADSPISLQHRPFHVSPAKPGISLEAMDGVVDSELPVALHGGIQQRPKGCRRRRHKF
- the UIMC1 gene encoding BRCA1-A complex subunit RAP80 isoform X1 produces the protein MPRRKKPAEGLESRGQDGEEEEEEKRNPANAKRKRSFVDAFIVISDSDGEQESKEESGLQKKRTKQLDRMKFAAKRKIAQMTEEEQFALALKMSEQEAREVNCQEEEEEELLRKAIAESLSSCQPSDSSTASPQLSVEALDSQGQSQPAEKEGSEILGGLAFCPDTPPSDCSSHSQSSRADGNGQMDVARSPLVVLRRLSQEIVESSLVSSIIVSPGKGQLVTRSSEKSSSPAKSDSSNVLPSTLGEDFTSLSPTFGRVASGGSWRLTPQRLFTSPSSSSEAAGHEPKEQLLPCTGHSVGEAGAGSSATLWRSSTTEQCDSPRRSGGGAGTKQISQPGHTAKVCVATEQAQQNEGSGSTPDLCMLTVVEEKHKQEEARDTVHYYWGIPFCPKGVDPNEYTKVILCQLEVYQKSLKQAQRQLLHKKEFGDPIVPSSSLSQNELGKEEEISRENGVADGTEDGDTEGQESENNPWLHPSKRRDAESPGHSMEEEKNSTSDDEPTTSYCQPSQVLPAEDVPEDGEPMQIAQSAEEESREEEARRHCLSAKDRVQCSRKATSADDSISTMTPLGSKRSPGTATENSAEEEISICPETQPSPLEAVEEESEELCVDSRGAPMQVGEDEDAGSTVSESSAPAAARVSCPLCDHSFPAGEIEVHAMYCNGAAGAEPGEDAPGLPSAPSTCLLLVLTPFPLGTWQAVLTRRQREARNKAASGKSSPPSSDIDKCEKCYLCKSLVPLLQYQRHVDSCLQAARQAQGTRRLRRAKDTGRQERGLLRMLELSESKSEGADTETPLTGLGDQQSSPTLSAADGELSADSPISLQHRPFHVSPAKPGISLEAMDGVVDSELPVALHGGIQQRPKGCRRRRHKF
- the UIMC1 gene encoding BRCA1-A complex subunit RAP80 isoform X6; amino-acid sequence: MPRRKKPAEGLESRGQDGEEEEEEKRNPANAKRKRSFVDAFIVISDSDGEQESKEESGLQKKRTKQLDRMKFAAKRKIAQMTEEEQFALALKMSEQEAREVNCQEEEEEELLRKAIAESLSSCQPSDSSTASPQLSVEALDSQGQSQPAEKEGSEILGGLAFCPDTPPSDCSSHSQSSRADGNGQMDVARSPLVVLRRLSQEIVESSLVSSIIVSPGKGQLVTRSSEKSSSPAKSDSSNVLPSTLGEDFTSLSPTFGRVASGGSWRLTPQRLFTSPSSSSEAAGHEPKEQLLPCTGHSVGEAGAGSSATLWRSSTTEQCDSPRRSGGGAGTKQISQPGHTAKVCVATEQAQQNEGSGSTPDLCMLTVVEEKHKQEEARDTVHYYWGIPFCPKGVDPNEYTKVILCQLEVYQKSLKQAQRQLLHKKEFGDPIVPSSSLSQNELGKEEEISRENGVADGTEDGDTEGQESENNPWLHPSKRRDAESPGHSMEEEKNSTSDDEPTTSYCQPSQVLPAEDVPEDGEPMQIAQSISTMTPLGSKRSPGTATENSAEEEISICPETQPSPLEAVEEESEELCVDSRGAPMQVGEDEDAGSTVSESSAPAAARVSCPLCDHSFPAGEIEVHAMYCNGAAGAEPGEDAPGLPSAPSTCLLLVLTPFPLGTWQAVLTRRQREARNKAASGKSSPPSSDIDKCEKCYLCKSLVPLLQYQRHVDSCLQAARQAQGTRRLRRAKDTGRQERGLLRMLELSESKSEGADTETPLTGLGDQQSSPTLSAADGELSADSPISLQHRPFHVSPAKPGISLEAMDGVVDSELPVALHGGIQQRPKGCRRRRHKF